In Mesorhizobium sp. M9A.F.Ca.ET.002.03.1.2, the DNA window ACAGCCCAGCGATCGCCCCGTCCAAGCCGGGTGCGCCGTCGACGATGAGGAACTCAGGGCGGCGGAGGCCGCGTGCGACGAGATCGTCGAGGATCGCCCGCCAGGCCTCGGTCGTCTCGCCGCCCATGTTCTTGACCGCGAGCAGGATCTTCTGGCCGTCCGCGCGCACGCCGATGACAACGAGCAGCGGGATCGAGGTCGCCTTGCGGTCGAGCCTGACACGAACCACCGTCCCGTCGAGGATCAGGCGCACGATCGGGCTCGTCGGCCAGCGAGCGACCCTTCCAGGCGTCCCAGTCCGTCTTCACCTTGCGCCAGGTGCGGCTGACGACGTCCTTGCCGATCGCGCCGCCGAACAAGGCGGCAAGCGCACGACGGACGCGTCGCGTGTTCGTGCCCGCCAGGTAGCTCGACGCGATCAGTGCGTCGGCGGCCTTCGTGCGCCGCTGATAGGCGCGCAGAGCCTTGCTCCTCCATTCCACCGTCTTGTCCTCGTCGACATCGAGGCGCGCCCGCGTAACCGTGATCTCAGTGGTGCCGAAGGTCCCCGTCAGCGTGCGCGTCCGGCTGCCGTGGCGGTGGCCGGCGACACCGGTGGTCTCATCACTGGCGCGCCGCCGGCTGCCGGCCATAACGGGGACGGGCAAGCACCGCTTCCAACTCGGTCTCGAGCATCGTCTCGATGAAGCCGCGCACCCGCTCGCGCAGGCCAGCTTCGATCGGATCAAACCAGTTGTCGAAAAGATAGCTCGTCGCCTCATCCCCCGGGATGAACGGCTTCGGCTTTCATGGTAGTCCTTGTCATGGCGTAGTATCCTGTCCGGCACCGCAAGGCCGGATGATTCGAGGTTGACACCCCGGAGACTACGCCAACTCACAATTCCAACCACTCCCGCGACGGCACCTTGGCAGTCATCTGCTCGGCAATCAAATCGAGCGGGACTTCGCTCTTGCGGGACTTCTCGAAGAGGAGGCGGGTTCTGCGAACCCAAGTCATCGCGACCACACGCCGGCGACAAGGATTGAGACCCAGCCGCCGTCGAGCACTTTCATGATATTCGCCGAGAAGAAGCCGACATCGACCACCCCGAAGACGAGCGCAAGGCCGAGCGCCGGGAGGAGCGTCCACCTCCAGATACGCCTCATCACGATGTGGAGCAGGATTGTCGTCACAACCATTTCGCCCGTGACCGATATGCCATAGGCTGACGGGAGGGCGCTGGACTCACCAAAGCCGATGACCGCAACATGACCGACCATGCGAGCAGCAGGTTGACGCGCGGCAGGTATATCTGCCCGAATTGCATTTCGGATGTATGCCGGATTTCGAAGCGCGGAAGCATGTTGAGCTGGACGGCCTGTCGCACAAGTGAATAAGCGCCGGAATCACGACCCGGCTGGCGATCACAGTTGCCGCCGTAGCCATCACCACCATCGGCACCAACGTCCAGCCGTGGTCATCTCGAAGAATGGATGTCAGATCGTCCCGCCTCGGGAAAGAACGAACGCGCCCTGCCCGAAATAGTTAAGCAGCAGGCACGGAAATGCGATCGCCAGCCAAGCCAGCACAATCGGCCGGCGGCCAAAATGACCGAGATCAGTGTAGAGCGCTTCAGCCCCGGTTACGGAAAGGCTCCGCGGGCGGCATACTGCCTTGCCGAAGGGGCCATAAATGCTGCGCATCTACACCGGCCAGAACGGCCATCTGACAGCAATTGACGGCTTGCCGGAGGCCGAAGCTCTCGGTGCTCTCTGGCTCGACCTCCTCAACCCGACTGTTGAGGAAGTGAAGCTTGTTAAGGCGCATCTGGCCATTGATATCCCGACGCGCGACGAGATGGCGGAAATCGAGTTGTCGGACCGTCTTTATCATGAAGACGGCGCCGAGTTCATGACGATCACCGCGGTCGCGAATATCGAGGGCGAGGACCCTGTCAAAGCGCCGGTTACCTTCGTTATCAAGGGCCAGACGCTCGTCACTGTCCGCCACGCCGAACCGAAGCCGTTCTTGATCTATGCGGCGAAAGCACAGCGTACTAGCGGCCCTCCCTGCACGTCCGGCGAATTGGTGATGCTGGGTCTGATCGAAGCGATCATCGACCGCGCGGCCGACACGCTTGAGCGCATCGGCGACGAGATTGATGCACTCTCACGCGAAATTTTTCGCAACACGTCTCCGAGCGCCTCGAAGAAAACACGCAACCTTCAATCCCTTGTCGAGCGAATCGGCCGGAAGGGTGAGCTGCTGACGAAAATTCAGGAGAGTCTCGTGAGCATCGCGCGGCTCGTCTCCTACCATAGCGCGAGTGACTCGACCAGCTGGGCAGTCGCGTCGTCCGGTCGCAAGTTGCAGAAGGAAATCCGGCAACGTATCAAGCTCGTCCAGCGCGATGCCACGTTCCTCAGCGACCATGCGACCTTCCTGTCCAACAAGATCAACTTCCTGCTGGACGCGACGCTGGGTCTCATCAATCTGGAGCAGAACCAGATCATCAAGATTTTCTCGGTCGCTGCCGTCGTGTTTTTGCCGCCGACGCTGGTTGCCTCGATCTACGGCATGAACTTCGATGCCATGCCCGAGCTAAAATGGCTTCTGGGCTATCCTTTTGCGCTGGGTCTGATGGTGCTCTCCGCCGTGGTTCCGTATCTCTTTTTCAAGCGGCGCGGTTGGCTGTGAAAGGAAATAGGCTGGTTCGGGGCGCTTACTGAAAGTCCCACGTCCCGGAGCGGTCGCGCAGCTCAGCGAATTCGACATCTTGACTATCGCACGACACGTTGGCCTCGAGGTTGAGCAGCTCAAGCGGGACATGGAAGACCGCGCCATCGAAAACGTCCTCGAGCGCAATTGCGCGCTCGCCAAGGAGCTGTACATCAACGTCACGCCGGCGTTGGTTCTCGGCGACGAAGTGATTTCAGGTGTGCTCAAGATTCACACGCTGGAACGCTTCATCGCCAAAGAGCGGGAAGAAGCTAAGCGTCGTGCCGGATCACCAACTTCGGCATTTTGACAGCGTGGCGGCCGGTGCGATCCCGTTCTCTGGCCACGAGTGCCGCCTCTCGCGTCGGGCCAAATCTCTTATATGGTCCGGCAACGCGGTAGTGGGCGGACCAAGCCGTTCTATGCAGCGCACCAGACAAAGGGCAATGACCAAAGCCGTCCCGGACATCGCATCGGAGTTCAACGTCTTTGCACCAATGCCCAGCAATGGTCGCCGCGACAAACAACGCCCGCAAACGGGCGCTGTGAGCCGCCGTCGTTCAACGAAAGATCACCAACGGATGTCCCGAGGAGGCCCCATGAATCGCTGCACATCAGCATTTGCAATTCTTGCTTTCGGCACGTTCTGCACATCGTCGACCATCGCCATGGCGGCGCATTCGACCACCTATTCAGCGCCCGACAAGAGCGTCGTGTTCTTGGTGGCGTTGGCTACACCTGGCTAAAGGGCAACGAGCTTTTCTACGACGAAGTGGGCAATCGTATCAGCAAATTGATCTGGGAAACCGGCGCGCCGGTTCTGACCACCGGGCTAAAGGCCGAGGTCTGGAAGAACTGGACCATCTCAGCCAACGGCGTATTGCCGGACAGGATTGGTCGGATCAGTCAATCCACCCCGACACCCGCCTTGACCGCTACATCAACCTTGACATGGCAGCAGGCCCAGACTTCGTGATCAACGATGCCACGGTTATCAACCTTCATGGTGGCTTCAAATACACCAACATGAAGTGGAAGGCCTATGGCGGTTCGTACATATAGAGTGGGGACGGCTTCGGCTTTCGCGAGGATCGCGGCAAGTTCCCGGACGGCGAACCGGTCATCGATTACGAACAGCGCTATTTCGGCCTGTTCCTTGGCGCGAAAGCGACCACGACGCTCGGGAACTTGACGCTCTCGGGTCTGCTCCGCAGCGGCTTCACCGTTGATGCAAGCGCTGTTGACCATCACTGGCTGCGCGAGGAGGGGCGCGGCCTGCGATTTGAGGACGACTTCTTCACGGTGCCGTTCATCTCGGCCGGCGCCAAGATCGATTATCAGATGACCGACCGCGCCAGCGTCTTCCTGGCCGGCAATGTCGACAAATATTTTCGCAACAAAGGCTGAAAACGGCCTACAGCATCGCGACCGGCGAACAA includes these proteins:
- a CDS encoding magnesium transporter CorA family protein; the encoded protein is MLRIYTGQNGHLTAIDGLPEAEALGALWLDLLNPTVEEVKLVKAHLAIDIPTRDEMAEIELSDRLYHEDGAEFMTITAVANIEGEDPVKAPVTFVIKGQTLVTVRHAEPKPFLIYAAKAQRTSGPPCTSGELVMLGLIEAIIDRAADTLERIGDEIDALSREIFRNTSPSASKKTRNLQSLVERIGRKGELLTKIQESLVSIARLVSYHSASDSTSWAVASSGRKLQKEIRQRIKLVQRDATFLSDHATFLSNKINFLLDATLGLINLEQNQIIKIFSVAAVVFLPPTLVASIYGMNFDAMPELKWLLGYPFALGLMVLSAVVPYLFFKRRGWL